The Salvelinus alpinus chromosome 22, SLU_Salpinus.1, whole genome shotgun sequence DNA window ctttacactagtatctgtaatctggatctgcccctctactttacactagtatctgtaatctggatctgcctctctactttacactagtatctatAATCTGGAtatgcctctctactttacactagtatctgtaatctggatctgcctctctactttacactagtatctgtaatctggatctgcctctctactttacactagtatctgtaatctggatctgcctctctactttacactagtatctgtaatctggatctgcctctttactttacactagtatctgtaatctagatctgcctctctactttacactagtatctgtaatctggatctgcctctttactttacactagtatctgtaatctggatctgcccctctactttacactagtatctgtaatctggatctgcctctctactttacactaatATCTGTAATCTagatctgcctctctactttacactagtatctgtaatctggatctgcctctctactttacactaatatctgtaatctggatctgcctctctactttacactagtatctgtaatctagatctgcctctctactttacactagtatctgtaatctggatctgcctctctactttacactagtatctgtaatctggatctgcctctctactttacactagtatctgtaatctggatctgcctctttactttacactagtatctgtaatctggatctgcccctctactttacactagtatctgtaatctggatctgcccctctactttacactagtatctgtaatctggatctgcctctctactttacactagtatctgtaatctggatctgcctctctactttacactagtatctgtaatctggatctgcccctctactttacactagtatctgtaatctggatctgcctctctactttacactagtatctatAATCTGGAtatgcctctctactttacactagtatctgtaatctggatctgcctctctactttacactagtatctgtaatctggatctgcctctctactttacactagtatctatAATCTGGAtatgcctctctactttacactagtatctgtaatctggatctggctctctactttacactagtatctgtaatctggatctgcctctctactttacactagtatctgtaatctggatctgcctctctactttacactagtatctgtaatctagatctgcctctctactttacactagtatctgtaatctggatctgcctcactactttacactagtatctgtaatctggatctgcccctctactttacactagtatctgtaatctggatctgcccctctactttacactaatatctgtaatctggatctgcctctctactttacactagtatctgtaatctggatctgcctctctactttacactagtatctgtaatctggatctgcctctctactttacactagtatctgtaatctggatctgcctctctactttacactagtatctatAATCTGGAtatgcctctctactttacactagtatctgtaatctggatctgcctctctactttacactagtatctgtaatctggatctgcctctctactttacactagtatctgtaatctggatctgcctctctactttacactagtatctgtaatctagatctgcctctctactttacactagtatctgtaatctggatctgcctcactactttacactagtatctgtaatctggatctgcctctctactttacactagtatctgtaatctggatctgcctctctactttacactagtatctgtaatctggatctgcctctctactttacactagtatctgtaatctggatctgcctctctactttacactagtatctgtaatctggatctgcctctctactttacactagtatctgtaatctggatctgcctctctactttacactagtatctgtaatctggatctgcctctctactttacactagtatctgtaatctggatctgcctctctactttacactagtatctgtaatctggatctgcctctctactttacactagtatctgtaatctggatctgcctctctactttacactagtatctgtaatctggatctgcctctctactttacactagtatctgtaatctggatctgcctctctactttacactagtatctgtaatctggatctgcctctctactttacactagtatctgtaatctagATCTGCCTCtttactttacactagtatctgtaatctggatctgcctctctactttacactagtatctgtaatctggatctgcctctctactttacactagtatctgtaatctagatctgcctctctactttacactagtatctgtaatctggatctgcctctctactttacactagtatctgtaatctggatctgcctctctactttacactagtatctgtaatctggatctgcctctctactttacactagtatctgtaatctagATCTGCCTCtttactttacactagtatctgtaatctggatctgcctctctactttacactagtatctgtaatctggatctgcctctctactttacactagtatctgtaatctagatctgcctctctactttacactagtatctgtaatctggatctgcccctctactttacactagtatctgtaatctggatctgcctctttactttacactagtatctgtaatctggatctgcctctctactttacactagtatctgtaatctagatctgcctctctactttacactagtatctgtaatctggatctgcccctctactttacactagtatctctCTTGGTCCTAGTTTGTGTCAAATTAGTGGCTGATTTGGAACTACATGAATGTTAACCTCAGtgttttgttttctctctctctctctctctctctttctctttctctttctctctctctctctctctctctctctctctctctctctctctctctctctctctctctctctctctctctctctctctctctctctctctttctctctctctctctctctctctctctctctctctctctctctctctctctttctctctctctttctctctctctctctctctctctctctctctctctctctctctctctctctctctctctctctctctctctctctctccccccccccgccTCCACCAGTTGCGTCTCCGTCTCTGTCGTTCCGTGCTGAGCCCATGTCAGTAATACTGAGTCAGGGTAGTACAGTCCATCTGCGCTGCTCCGTACGACCCAACTCTGCCAGCCACTCCCTGTCCTGGCGCTTTAGGGGCCAGCTCTTGGACCCTGTCACCCTGCCCGGGGTAGAGTTAAACCAGAACAGGGGCTCCCTGGTCCTGTCCTCCCTTCAACACATCCACCAGGGACTATACCAGTGTGTGGCTCAGTCAGACGCGGGGGCCATCGTCAGCCGACACGCACGCGTAGCTATCGCAGgtattggcacacacacacacacacacacacacacacacacacacacacacacacacacacacacacacacacacacacacacacacacatcgacacacacacacacacatcacacacacacagacacacagacacacacagacactgacacagacacacacacatcacagacacacagacacacagtcacacacacacacacacacacacacacacacacagacacacacacacactcacacagtcacacacacacacacacacacacacacagtcacacacacacacacacacacacacacacacacacacacacacacacacacacacacacacacacacacacacacacacacacacacacagaggtcctATTCCTATATGGTCAGACTGGAGGACACTAGCAGGTTCCTTGGGGAATAGAGAAACAGGAAGTATCAGTTGGAATCGGAAGGCCGAAACTTCATTCTCTAACACAGCAAGCCAAGACCCTGCTTCCTGcgaaaacacacaccacacacacacacacacacacacacagatacacacacacagaggcaggaGGAAGGAAGCAGTAGGATTTCTAGTCGGGCGTCTAGTGTGTTATATATCCATGGGCTCCGTCCAGACTCTTCAGCCTCTTCCTTAATGAGCTCGGGTCCTTCCTGTGTGGGGAAGCTGCACTGGCcactactctgtgtgtgtgtgtgtgtgtgtgtgtgtgtgtgtgtgtgtgtgtgtgtgtgtgtgtgtgtgtgtgtgtgtgtgtgtgtgtgtgtgtgtgtgtgtgtgtgtgtgtgacaaacactagcacacactaacacacactaacactacacactaacacacactaacagaataacacactaacactacacactaacactacacactaacactacacactaacagaataacacactaacactacacactaacactacacactaacactacacactaatacacactaacactacacactaacactacacactaacacacactaacagaataacacactaacactacacactacacactaacactacacactacacactaatacacactaacagaataacacactaacactacacactaacactacacactaacactacacactaacactacacactaacactacacactaatacacactaacactacacactaacactacacactaacactacacactaacactacacactaatacacactaacactacacactaacacacactaacagactaacacactaacactacacactaacagcataacacactaacactacacactaacactacacactaacactacacactaatacacactaacactacacactaacactacacactaatacacactaacactacacactaatacacactaacactacacactaacacGCACTAACAGAataacacactaacactacacactaacactacacactaacactacacactaacactacacactaatacacactaacactacacactgacactacacactaacacacactaacacattaacacacactaacacacatacacacctacacactaacacacctacacactaacacacctacacactaacacacttacacactaacacacactaacacacctacacactaacacacttacacactaacacacactaacacactaacacacttacacactaacacacactaacacactaacacacttacacacttacacacttcTCAGTCTTTTGTAGAGGTGACTGAagactgatctctctctcctctctctctcctctctctctctctctctctctctctctctctctctctctctctctctctctctctatctctctgtgtgtctctctctctctctgtctctctctctctctctctctctctctctctctctctctctctctctctctctctctctctctctctctctctctgtctctctctgcctctctctgtctctctcctctctctctctctctctctctctctctctctctctctctctctctgtctctctctgcctctctctgtctctctcctctctctctctctctgtctctctcctctctctctctcctctcttctctctctctctacatctctctcctgtctctctctctctacatctctctcctgtctttctctctctctaggtatagGAGAGTATGGTGAAATGCGTCGCCGTTCGTTGGTGGTCCAGGAGGGTAGCAGTGTTGTGATCGAGTGCCCTCTGCCCCCTAGCAACCCCCCTGCTCTGCCTCGGTTACGGGTCCGAGGGGAGTGGCTAGAGAAATCCATAGGTAGCTACCTCTGAAACCAACACTCTGTAACCAACACTCTGTAACCAACACTCTGTAACCAACACTCTGTAACCAACACTCTGTAACCAACACTCTGTAACCAACACTCTGTAACCAACACTCTGNNNNNNNNNNNNNNNNNNNNNNNNNNNNNNNNNNNNNNNNNNNNNNNNNNNNNNNNNNNNNNNNNNNNNNNNNNNNNNNNNNNNNNNNNNNNNNNNNNNNctagtatctgtaatctggatctgcctctctactttacactagtatctgtaatctggatctgcccctctactttacactagtatctgtaatctggatctgcctctctactttacactagtatctatAATCTGGAtatgcctctctactttacactagtatctgtaatctggatctgcctctctactttacactagtatctgtaa harbors:
- the LOC139549624 gene encoding cell adhesion molecule-related/down-regulated by oncogenes-like — translated: MAGGLRVLCTVLCLSQALLHSCSVASPSLSFRAEPMSVILSQGSTVHLRCSVRPNSASHSLSWRFRGQLLDPVTLPGVELNQNRGSLVLSSLQHIHQGLYQCVAQSDAGAIVSRHARVAIAGIGEYGEMRRRSLVVQEGSSVVIECPLPPSNPPALPRLRVRGEWLEKSIGSYL